In Afipia sp. GAS231, a single window of DNA contains:
- a CDS encoding GNAT family N-acetyltransferase, with product MSGDVTIRSVTRQDYAQWLPLWDGYNAFYGRSGPTALAPEITATTWQRFFDGYEPVHALVADCGGELLGLTHYLFHRSTTAIEPTCYLQDLFTDAAARGKGVGRALIKGVYAQAQLAGSARVYWQTHETNHTAMQLYDNVAEKSGFVVYRRIF from the coding sequence ATGTCCGGTGATGTCACCATCCGCTCCGTCACCCGCCAGGATTACGCGCAGTGGCTTCCACTGTGGGACGGCTACAATGCGTTCTACGGCCGCTCGGGCCCGACCGCGCTGGCGCCCGAGATCACCGCGACGACCTGGCAGCGTTTCTTCGACGGCTACGAACCGGTGCATGCGCTGGTCGCCGACTGCGGCGGCGAGCTGCTCGGGCTGACTCACTATCTGTTTCACCGGTCGACCACGGCGATCGAGCCGACCTGTTATCTGCAGGACCTGTTCACCGATGCCGCCGCGCGCGGCAAGGGCGTCGGGCGGGCGCTGATCAAGGGCGTCTACGCGCAGGCGCAACTGGCCGGCTCAGCGCGAGTCTACTGGCAGACGCACGAGACCAACCACACCGCGATGCAGCTCTACGACAACGTCGCGGAGAAGTCGGGCTTCGTGGTCTACCGCCGGATTTTCTGA